One Panicum virgatum strain AP13 chromosome 9K, P.virgatum_v5, whole genome shotgun sequence genomic region harbors:
- the LOC120649269 gene encoding 60S ribosome subunit biogenesis protein NIP7 homolog — MRPLDEKETTEVFEKLFKFTGPNLKHLLERPAVEGPDPEPGRYCLRLHRNRVYYASEALVRRATAVARPRLAAVGTPIGKFTHHGAFHLTVHALDLLAAHARRRVWLKPDSERSFLFGNSVPKSSLARITENTKAGDGVVVMSMADVPLGFGIAARSAQDCRKADTNAVVVLHQADAGEYLRKEEELM, encoded by the coding sequence atgaggCCGCTCGACGAGAAGGAGACGACGGAGGTTTTCGAGAAGCTCTTCAAGTTCACGGGGCCCAACCTGAAGCACCTCCTGGAGCGCCCCGCCGTGGAGGGGCCCGACCCGGAGCCGGGCCGCTACTGCCTCCGCCTCCACAGGAACCGCGTCTACTACGCCTCCGAGGCGCTCgtgcgccgcgccaccgccgtcgcccgcccgcgcctcgccgccgtgggcACCCCCATCGGCAAGTTCACCCACCACGGCGCGTTCCACCTCACCGTCCACGCGCTCGACCTCCTCGCggcgcacgcgcgccgccgcgtctgGCTCAAGCCCGACTCCGAGCGCTCCTTCCTCTTCGGGAACTCCGTACCCAAGTCCTCCCTCGCCCGCATCACCGAGAACACCAAGGCAGGCGACGGCGTCGTCGTCATGTCCATGGCCGACGTCCCGCTCGGCTTCGGCATCGCCGCGAGGTCCGCGCAGGACTGCAGGAAAGCCGACACCAACGCCGTCGTCGTGCTCCACCAGGCTGACGCCGGGGAGTACCTCCGCAAGGAGGAGGAGCTTATGTGA